In Salmo trutta unplaced genomic scaffold, fSalTru1.1, whole genome shotgun sequence, one DNA window encodes the following:
- the zgc:158320 gene encoding uncharacterized protein zgc:158320 isoform X1: protein MPRECAVKMCDNKQKTWSALMFHRFPLRNPDRLKLWMVALNKDANTPTDDLRKLLVCSEHFLPGDYYEKLGQDRHSRMRIMKSFLKDTAVPSVAIHTTGQRGLMAVETGDVPPAVDNPPGTDSISAGGASGPTPQRGGSGVATATTGFLSHLGLQLTEPASTSGTYVALAPTCTLSKSIPSTTTTGGACRRKKTKTNVPVVARRKKGQMDTAVKKTSVKDCTSMSSAAASTVLPLTTSSPSTSSQGSSSDSRVSGEPDGEPDGEGGWSERKWIVNESKLKELFQTCHQCGAALRNRTITALGYSQIKVTWTCPDKHRGEWQSCPDAFGIGHYLQMVGYRVLLDSMNSKFVSHD from the exons ATGCCTCGTGAGTGCGCTGTTAAAATGTGCGACAACAAACAAAAGACTTGGTCGGCTCTAATGTTTCACCGATTTCCGTTGAGAAATCCGGACCGATTGAAACTATGGATGGTTGCTCTGAACAAAGATGCTAATACCCCGACCGATGACCTCAGAAAGTTACTAGTTTGCTCGGAACATTTTCTACCGGGGGACTATTATGAGAAGCTGGGACAGGACAGACATAGCAGGATGAGAATCATGAAAAGTTTCCTGAAGGACACAGCGGTGCCGTCAGTGGCCATTCACACGACAGGACAACGTGGATTAATGGCG GTTGAGACGGGAGACGTACCTCCAGCTGTAGACAATCCACCAGGGACTGACTCCATATCTGCTGGAGGGGCATCTGGTCCAACCCCACAACGTGGAGGGTCAGGTGTTGCTACGGCTACGACAGGGTTCCTCTCCCACCTGGGTCTGCAGCTGACAGAGCCTGCTTCAACCTCTGGGACCTACGTGGCTCTGGCACCCACGTGTACACTTAGTAAG AGCATCCCCTCTACGACTACAACGGGGGGCGCATgcagaaggaaaaaaacaaagaCCAACGTTCCT GTGGTGGCGCGCAGGAAGAAAGGTCAAATGGACACAGCCGTTAAGAAGACTTCAGTGAAGGACTGTACCAGTATGAGTTCTGCTGCTGCTTCCACCGTCTTGCCTCTCACCACCTCCAGCCCCTCCACCTCCAGCCAGGGATCCAGCTCTGACAGTAGGGTGTCAGGAGAACCGGACGGAGAACCGGACGGAGAAGGAGGATGGAGCGAAAGGAAATGGATCGTGAACGAGTCGAAACTCAAGGAGCTTTTCCAGACGTGTCACCAGTGCGGCGCTGCCTTGCGTAATAGGACAATAACCGCTTTGGGTTACAGCCAAATCAAAGTGACATGGACATGTCCCGATAAGCACAGAGGAGAGTGGCAGTCGTGTCCCGATGCTTTCGGTATCGGTCACTACCTGCAGATGGTTGGTTACAGAGTGTTGCTGGACTCCATGAATAGTAAGTTTGTAAGTCATGACTAA
- the zgc:158320 gene encoding THAP domain-containing protein 4 isoform X2, with protein sequence MPRECAVKMCDNKQKTWSALMFHRFPLRNPDRLKLWMVALNKDANTPTDDLRKLLVCSEHFLPGDYYEKLGQDRHSRMRIMKSFLKDTAVPSVAIHTTGQRGLMAVETGDVPPAVDNPPGTDSISAGGASGPTPQRGGSGVATATTGFLSHLGLQLTEPASTSGTYVALAPTCTLSKVVARRKKGQMDTAVKKTSVKDCTSMSSAAASTVLPLTTSSPSTSSQGSSSDSRVSGEPDGEPDGEGGWSERKWIVNESKLKELFQTCHQCGAALRNRTITALGYSQIKVTWTCPDKHRGEWQSCPDAFGIGHYLQMVGYRVLLDSMNSKFVSHD encoded by the exons ATGCCTCGTGAGTGCGCTGTTAAAATGTGCGACAACAAACAAAAGACTTGGTCGGCTCTAATGTTTCACCGATTTCCGTTGAGAAATCCGGACCGATTGAAACTATGGATGGTTGCTCTGAACAAAGATGCTAATACCCCGACCGATGACCTCAGAAAGTTACTAGTTTGCTCGGAACATTTTCTACCGGGGGACTATTATGAGAAGCTGGGACAGGACAGACATAGCAGGATGAGAATCATGAAAAGTTTCCTGAAGGACACAGCGGTGCCGTCAGTGGCCATTCACACGACAGGACAACGTGGATTAATGGCG GTTGAGACGGGAGACGTACCTCCAGCTGTAGACAATCCACCAGGGACTGACTCCATATCTGCTGGAGGGGCATCTGGTCCAACCCCACAACGTGGAGGGTCAGGTGTTGCTACGGCTACGACAGGGTTCCTCTCCCACCTGGGTCTGCAGCTGACAGAGCCTGCTTCAACCTCTGGGACCTACGTGGCTCTGGCACCCACGTGTACACTTAGTAAG GTGGTGGCGCGCAGGAAGAAAGGTCAAATGGACACAGCCGTTAAGAAGACTTCAGTGAAGGACTGTACCAGTATGAGTTCTGCTGCTGCTTCCACCGTCTTGCCTCTCACCACCTCCAGCCCCTCCACCTCCAGCCAGGGATCCAGCTCTGACAGTAGGGTGTCAGGAGAACCGGACGGAGAACCGGACGGAGAAGGAGGATGGAGCGAAAGGAAATGGATCGTGAACGAGTCGAAACTCAAGGAGCTTTTCCAGACGTGTCACCAGTGCGGCGCTGCCTTGCGTAATAGGACAATAACCGCTTTGGGTTACAGCCAAATCAAAGTGACATGGACATGTCCCGATAAGCACAGAGGAGAGTGGCAGTCGTGTCCCGATGCTTTCGGTATCGGTCACTACCTGCAGATGGTTGGTTACAGAGTGTTGCTGGACTCCATGAATAGTAAGTTTGTAAGTCATGACTAA